The DNA region CAGCCCATAGGTTTATGGTGTCAGTGGGACGCAGACCGTTCGGCCCCTGGATGGTATTGAAGATGCCGAGCTGTAGTTTGGCCATTGCCACTGCGAACCAATACGTAACTTCCGTCTTCCACTGTTCCTTTTCGAGGTAGTACTGTTCTCCATTGTTCGTGTGTCTCGAGGCTCTCAGGGCTGACGAGCCGTCACGCCCGGCAATAACAGCCGGGATACTCGTGTCGGGGATAACATTATTGAGTAGAGATACCGCCGTGATGAGATCCTGTCCTATTTGAGCATCTGAGCTGGCTCTATCGTCAATGGCATTCATATCCACTAAGGGTATCAGCCCCGACCATGGGAGACAGCGGTTGGTATGTTTGGCACACAGCTGAAATCGTTCGTCACACCCGATAATATTAAGGACCCTATCCATTCTATATCTCGAGGGTAACTTGGTGAGGTCAAGGCCCCGGAAGGTCCCATTGGGGTATTCGACCTCTGTATGAACAGACCAGAGGGCGTCGTCAGATTTGTTGGTGAATGTGATGCCTCGGCCGCTGAGCAAGATGATGCTCGGCCCGTGGGAGCCATCGCGCAGTTGGTCTTTAAAGTGCAAGGGAGCGGCTAAAGTTTCGGGCAGCGGATAGGGGAATGGGAAATGGTAGGCATCAAGCTTGTAGGCGGCGCTCCGGTTGTCATGGCGTACGAGATGGTCCATCATGAGAAAATCATCCGTCGGTGTTATGAAGCGGTATATGTCCATCTTTTCATCAGGCTTGAACCACGACAGGTTTGCCGATGTATAAGTTCCAACATAGAAAAGATCCTCATGGATGGGGGCACACACGCTGCGCCGTCGAAAATAGAGCTCGTGGGCAAGCCTCGTGTTGATGCCAAGGTGGGCGAGGCTGACATTGCCCGTGTCGACGGCGAGAGCAAACTTGGTCCGACATACATTGCTAGGGAACGGGCATTCGGCATTGTGAGAGACTGAGACATCAATAGCCTGACTCATCAATCTTTCGCAGTCAAAGATGCCCGATTTGACGTGGTTGAAATAACAATTTTGGACATAATTGTCAGCATCAAGCGTGGCGTTGAGTCCCAGCTCGTTGTACACCAGGTTGAAGTTCGAGCTGTTGAGGTCCGGCCCCCATTTGCCGCAGCTCGAGGTAGCCTTGGAGACGACAGTTCTACCGAGAACTATTTGGGAGGTGAGGATTGAGAGGACGACAAAAGTGGCCCAGTGGCCCAATGCTACCACCCCAAACAAGGTTCCCTTTAGCCTGTGTTGATTCCCGGCCGCCTCGGTTCCCTTGTTGACATATGTGTAGCTGAGAAGGCCTACTGCAGCTCCAGTAGCGGTCTCGGAATTGCGGAGGATGACTTGTTGTGGAAGCAGCTGATGATTGATACTGGCCTCGACATGCTGCTGTCTAGGGACGAAGGCCATGTACATGGCAAAACGGGTGATTCTCCAGCTGCGAACTCCGGTGATGGCGACAAGAGTAGCAAGGAAGGCCAAAAGTACAGCGGCATCCCTGTTGATGAGCGTCAAAGTCGCGGATGGGATGACATCTCTAGAATAGTCTATCCAGACTCCTAGCTTCGCAGGTGTTGAAGGGTTTCCGAGAATCATAGCAGGCGTATACCAAGATTGAGAAGAGTCTCTCCTCAGCTTGGGGTTGGGTGAAACAAAATGTCGTCCAGCACATCCCTTGAGTCTCTTTTCTATTTCTCCCACATTCATGGCTGAATATGCCACTCACTGTATTTTCGAGGTCCGTCCCTCATTTCGTGATTCACACACGTAATGCCAAGAAACAGCACAGTTAGTATCCAATTACGGACTGGCAATACGCAAGATCCCCTCAATTTGCTGCTGTGGCTTAAGCCCTTCCAGCACAGGCGCCATGATTCGGCACATGACTGTCAGCGGACCGTCCACATAGGTCAGCTCCGGTTTGTTCAACGGTGGCTGTCAGAGCTTTGGTATGCGGCTTGCTTTTGCAATTCCGAGGAGGGGCTCCGCACCAGCAAGGGGTAATGCGATAAAGGTTGCGGCAAGGCGGAATAGACTTAAAACTTGACACCGAAAACATGCGGGACAACCCGAAGGCTGCATGCTTATCAGTCCGGGTTTGCCTTGGCTGAACTACCACTGGCTTCGGGCTGCATGTTTTATTCTGCATTGACCTCTCTTGGAGCAGGTGCCTTTTGCGTTTTAGGTCTGGAGCGGTCGATCTGCAGGTCTAGTCCATGGGACGCTGAGAGCTCGGAGGATGCTTGACGCAAGTATGTTTCTTGGTTTTCTTGCTTGGCGCCAGTAGGAAAGATCACTAGCATCATAGGAAACAAAAGGTGACTTCAAGAAAAGTCTGCTTCCCAATGATGCACTTGGGGATATGCTATGAGGTGTCAAAAGCATCGCGATGGTCACGACCTAACGTAGCATAGGCATATGAACCGGTAATGTCTTATCAAATATGCTTTCTAGACTCCATATGCTGTGTAAATGTTCAGGCCAGCCCCACGAGCTTCAGCGAATCCTCCCAAAGACGGCCTTCCCTCTCTGGGTCGTAGGTATGCTCGACATAGCCGGAGCTAGCCGGAGGCTTCTCATCCTTAGATggctctgcttctctgcAGGCCTCCAAATATCTTCCTCCCTTACCCTCCCACTCCTTTCCAATTGCAGCCCAGACGGTGGTGGCAGCACCCTGCTCAGGGCTTTTGAGCTTTTTCATGAGCTTCTCATCGTCCTTGAACGCCTCGAGCTCACTGTCGGGGATATGCTGCGAAAGGCCAGTCATGATCCCTCCAGGGTGCACGCTTGTCGCGTGAAGCCCCTGAGCTCCGTATCGTCGTTCAAGCTCGCTGGCCATGTAGACATTGGCCGTCTTGGACTGGGCATAGGCACCCCATGGAGTGTATCCGCCCTTTTGGTAGTTGTAGTTGTCTGAATcgttgatgctgttgaaCAAATGCGCAGTGGATGAAAGAATGATAACGCGAGAGTTAAATTCAGGTGTGGTGGCAGCGAGCAGGGCGGGCTTCAAGAGctcgaagaagaggaagtgAGACAAGTGGTTGGTTCCGAACTGCGTCTCGTGCCCGTCTTTGGTAAACTCGAGGTTCTGAATGGCCATGACTCCGGCGTTGTTGATTAGgatgttgatcttgtctgtcttggccaagatctgGCTCGCCGCGGTACGAACGCTTTCGAGCGAGCATTGGTCCATCTCAACGAGCTCCATGCGCTCAGAGTCAAAGACACCTTCCAAAGCAGTCTTTGCCTTGGAAAGATTTCGAGCTGTCAAGAAGAATTTTGCTCCAGTAGTCGAGAGAGCACGAACCGTCTCGATTCCGATTCCAGATGAGGTTCCAGTGACAACAATGACTTTGCCATTCAGCTTGCCTTCCATCCCTTCATCTTTGATGATTTGCAATGCGGTTGGTCTCGCATCTCCAGGTCCCTGAGGGTTGGCGTGAGCTGCTGCGTATCAAGACATCGTGTATAGTTAAGATATTGGGAAGAAGATTGGATGAATGGGCTTGAAGTTTGTGTTGGAGACTTGAGTTTTCGACGGCATATTGAGCTCCTTTATAATGTCGGCATTGCGGACTTGACGGCTCAGCCGAAGCCTCGTTGTCTTCAGAGCTCGCCATCATGAAACTCAATGGCCAAGGCATGATCCCTTGTTCCATGTCCATGAATGTCATTCTTGCTCCATATCTGAAAGCCCCATCCGTCACTCATGATTGGCCCATCCACTCCCCGTCGGCGAAATAGAAGCTCTTGCGACTGACCAAAATTTCCTCCTTTGGTATAGCGTCGGAGTTTAGGCCAATGTCCGGATTTGTCGCCAGATGACATTTTTGCCCCTTGAGGTTTGGGTCCAAGATAACAACCAACGAATTCCTCCATGTATTACGATATTGACTTGAACGGCTGACAGAAATTACCATTTTGACACTGGCTTATTCAAGACCTACCTTTTTCTCCCTTCTTCTGCAATCATCCTCGCTGTCGTTCCGTAAAGATGGGGACTAGTAGTCAGCACAGCGCCGAAGAACGAAAGGAACGAAAGCGGCTCCAGAATCGGATCAATCAGAGAGCACGCAGTAAGACCACGTCCATATCCTTACAAGCGATCATTTTGCCTAATTGAATGACAGGGCAACGTCTGAGAGACCAAAATGGCACCCATAGCCAGCGTGGTCCTTACCAGGTTAACCGCTGGCGACTTGATGAATCTCCGACTCTTCCAGAACCAACCCCGAAAGCTCCGGACACGAGTTCAAGGGATCATGCCACCAAGTCCATTTCGGACCATGACGATGGCCAACCATTGTTATCACAAACCCCAAACATTTACCAGGCTCCAAACCAAGTCTCCCTTACCAGTTCCAAATGTTGCCCACGCATCTCCATGCCCACTGATCACCTCCTTTTACCTCTCATAGGCTACAACGTATGCCGAGGAATTTTGTCTAACAAGGATTTGCTCAAAGTTATGGGGAGCTTCATCAGTCCCATGGGTGATACGTTACGCAGTCAAAAAACATCGGAGTGCGAGATATCTGTCTTCAGACAAACACGCCAGTCCATGCCAGCCTGCCTTCAGCCAACACAGCTTCAGATGAACCTACCACATCCTACCTGGATCGATGCACTCCCCTTCCCAAAGGTCAGAGACAACCTCCTACGTCGGCAAGACTTGTTCCATCATGGACAATTTCTGTCGGATCTCGTCGGATATCTAACCTATGCGCCGATAACTGTCTCACAAGGAGTGCCCGTTGTCGATGAAACAGACGACATTAGGAATGGTCTCATACTTTGGGGAGAGCCATTCTCTCAGGAAAACTGGGAGGTTAGCCCCGAATTTTTGATCAAATGGGCTTGGGCTGTCGTGGGGTGTGAGGAACTTGTCCAATCTTCCAACAGATGGAGGACAGTTCGGGGGGAAGACCCTCTTGACATGTCTCTTGTGGGTTACCGTTGATATGGTAAGGCTAGACTCGAGTTTAATTTCCCGCTTAGTACTAGCATAGGCTATAATCTAGGCACGCTGGTTATTTGGGTGTGTAACGTCCAATTGTCGGGGCCTTGTGGCCTTTGCTCAATCGCTCTGGAGCTTGGCTCATCTCAGAAAGCAGGATTTACTCCAACATGATCTGGATTCTCGGCGTGTGCCCTCAGCAAAATACCAGGCCAACTTGCCGACGGGAACTTTTCGTCACTCAGCCAAGTGAGGCTATCCACATGTGGaatcttcttggcctgcttcaCCACAGCATCTCCCAAGCTCTTTTCCGCCTCCAACCTTGGCAAAAGTTTCTCAATCTCGTTGCAATATCCAGCCACTCCCATCTTTGCCCTGTTCTCTTCAGATCCAAAGTCCATGATCACACCAAGTCGGATCAGTCTGGATAGCGGGTCGATGCGCTCTGCTATACCTGGAGACGTATGCACTGCAATTGCAGTCCAGACTTGATGAGATTCCGCTTCCGAGTAGTCGTGGGCAAGGAGATGAGCCTTTGCGCAGTCGGCGGAACAAAGCTCGAAACGCTGTGAACCGTTGTACAAATCGCTAGCACCCATGtcgtgatggatggctgCAACAAAGAGGCGGGGCAATTGAGGGTCGGAAGCAAAACTCGACTGTTCTTTTTTGGCCAACCATAGCGCCAAAAGGTAAACGCGCAAGGAGTGGTTCAAGATGGGTTGAGGCAGTGCATTGCAAGCCAGGGTGAGGGCAGATTGGCAGACCAAAGAATCGGGAATGCGCTGAAGCACAAGAGGGTTTATGGCTGGCTGGAGATTTTCGCTCATGTTGACTACACAGCAAATTACTTGCAGATCTTGGCTGGTGCTGTTTgtgaggatggggatgacTCTTGGCTTTATTTCACGATGTGAGAAAACAAAGGCGGGGTAATTAATAATTCGAACGATTAATAATAGGAACTCAAGACTCTGACTCTACTCAACCTCGAAGAAACGGGGTCCCGCTGAAAGAGCAGTCCTCATGTACAGTACGGAACGGACATACCTACTGACCCAGCTGAGCCTTGACGAGGAACAACACACACCTCAAACGCCAGGCAAGTGCAGATCAAAGACGGAGGCGCCCTGCGTCGAGCCCCCGACGGGACCGTCGGAGAAAGACCGTCAGAGACCTGAATTGCTCGCAGGCATTAATGGAACTAATTGGCTGAGCGTGATGTGGGTCATATTTGCATTTCTTTTATGCGCTTTATGGGGCATTATGAATCCTTATGCATATTTCAGCGATTTTCTGTCACCAATTTGCATAAAGACTTGTGGATGCATAACCAACCTTAGGGCAAGCACGCCTGGCAATGCATCGGTGGGACCGTCCCTGTGTACCTCAGGAGAAATATTGACCTAGTACCTAGCTTTGGGTCGAGTTTGACTTTTCCCATTGAGGCAATTAATGATATTCATTGCTCAAGTCTAGCTTGGTCCTTCCGACAATCGGAAGAGATGGGATCCAGTCATCCAAACAAGGCAGTTCTGCCCTGAGTACATTCACTTACCCTGTAGAAGGACGACACCATGGGAGGGAAGCGATGAGCTGCTCATTATCTGGACAATATGAACTGTTATCCTACTTTTAACTTGCATTTGGTTTGGTGTGCTTTGATAGATCAATAAGAAACACTAGAAGATTAACCTGCGCTGTGGATATAATCGCACACCAGTCATACCTACAGTTCAAGCCGCACACCTCGACAAGTTCAATCGCAGCCTTGCCAATCCAAAAATATTCAGACAACATGAGTTGATTCATAGGTCTCTTGTAGGTTCATGTGGACAGGCCAGTCAAAGATCCTTGCTCTAAGTGCGTGCGTTTTAAGCTCCTCCGGGACACGGTAGATTTGATGGGTGAGGTCATCTAGGCTGTCATGTTGCATTCTCCTAACCACACCTATGACGACTTGTCGAGAAAGCTGTTTTGATGTTCATGGCCTTGTTCAAACAAAGTGGTTATTGGCTGCTGGATTGAGCTGTGGACTGTTCATGTCATAGGTCTTATTTCGTAGGCCTGGCCGTTGTTCACTTCTGTTTCAACACGGGCATCTTCTCGTCCAAGCCTTCGCACACACTCCAGTTGGTCTACTTGATCGGGAGAAGACCCATTAAAGACGAGCAAGACAAAaaggaaaataaaaaaaaaaaataccCCAGAGGGCAAAAGACTAGAAGtttgatgagactgggaCTCGAACCCAGGAGGATTGCTCCATCAGGAATCTTAGGTTGTTAAGGTGACCTTAACCTGACGCCATaaccaactcggccatctcaccGAATTCATGTCTTTTGGAGTTGCAAAGACTTGCCATGTCGACGGCGTGGCCTGGTGAGGCACAACAATGCACTGAACAGAGATGTGTTGAGAAATTGGCAGCGACGTAAATTGTAAACATGAAACCAGCCGCCGACGCTTTGTGTTCCCTAATAGAGTTTTATCCCTTGTGCGTAGTTATGCTGTTTCTTTCAACCTGACCTAGGGCCTGGCCAGGACCAGCCCGGTAAATCGGCCTGCCTGCcagggaaaaagaaacgcGGCCTTGACACCTGGGCTCTATATCTGTTTAGACACGTCAAACGATGTGATAGAGACAGAGAAACCCCTAGCATCATTAATGCAGCTATACTGTAGAAGGGAGGTACATCAATCATTGACGGCTTCAAGCCAAAGGGTAATAACGGTAGGTAACGGCAACCAATACGAGAATGGCGCGTGATAACCGTCATGGATTTAAAGATCCTGGTTgatttaagcttattaagaattCCGCTTCCATTCCCCGCATTCACTCTTGGATCTTTTGGAAATAGGATCATCGTCCCTCGGCGTGCCTGGTGACCTGCCTAAACAGGGATTGGCCCCCGAGGCTGGTCTTTGTCATGGCCTGGGCGCATTCACACCCAAGGCTTACCCCTCTCTTGGATTCTTGGGAAGAAAGAAGGACAAACAAGCTCGTTGTGATTCATTGGTTTCCACAATGCCGTCGCAGAGCACAATTATTTGTGATATTGGTACACTACGCTGGGAAAGGTTGACTATGAAAACACGACACAACTGGACCATACAGTACAACTGAGAGATAAAGCTCCTTGCTTATCACTCCACTAACCGAATCCCCGTATTCCCGTAAGCAAAGTAAAGACCTGCCAGCCACACAGTTAGCTGATGTCCTAGGATCCCCTGCATATCTGAACAAGCCTGTCCTGACAATGGCATTGTTTATCTTGCCCCTCGTTGCTAACCCCGTCTTACTCTGAACGACAGGAGTGCCTAGACTTGGCTCGCGGCTGGTGAGGCGTGAAGCTCTTGAGCTGCCCCATGCGGAGTAGCATGGTAGCACCGAGAAGCTTGGCATTCACAAAGACCAGTAAATCTTTCCCAAAGTCTCTCAACTATGCAGTGACGCCTAGAATGACCAACGAGGGTGTTTGTTGCGGTAAGACGAGGTATCGGTGTAACTGGGCCCTGGACAACCGGACCTTGCGGAAGAGCCGCCCTTGATCACGTAGCTATATGAACCTCATCTCCTCTCGACTTTTTGCGTGTTGTTTTTTGGTCCTCATCCACCAGACGCCGATCAATTTCCCACACGGGTTTTCTGACCTGGATCCTTCGACTTTGTACTACTTCTCGTTCACGAAATTGGGCCTGTGAGCACTACTCATAATGCGTTACACCGTACCCCTCGTTGTGGCCCTGGCCGCCTCTGTCTCTGCCGCTGTCCCAAGTGCACCCCTCGGGGAGCGTGCCGACAAGCTTTTCACACTTGAAATCGCTCCCGGCGAGACGGTCGAGGTTACTGAAGATGAGAAGTTCCAGATGATTGATGTAGGTTATCAAGTTCAATCTGAGCCCTTGAGAACTACCAGTGACTGACAGCACCTAGGATCATATTCACTTCTTTGATATCACTGAGTGGAAGGACCATCAACCTGCCTCAGCAGCTCGTCTCCTTGCAACCACTGCATCCTATCCTAGCAAGGTTCAGCACAAGTCCAACGTTGAGAAGATTATTAAGAATGTGGACCTTaagaagattgagaagcAACTGAAAAAGTTCTCTTCTTTCCACAACCGCTATTTCAACTCCAAGTACGGAGTTGAGGCCGCTGAATGGCTTcacaaggaggtcaagaaggttATCAAGAAGCACCCTCTGGCCACAGTTCGGTTGATCCAGCATCAAGCTTGGTCACAGCCATCTATTGTCGTTTCCATCCCCGGAAAGGTCcgcctcaagaccatcatcaccggGTCCCATCTTGACTCTGTCATTTCCAACGACCGTGGTGCCGGTCGAGCTCCTGGAGCCGACGACAATGGCTCCGCTTCCATCATGCTCCTCAACGTCCTAGACGCTTTCCTCAAGGACCCCCGAATCGCCAAGGGCGACCATGACAATACTGTCGAGTTTCACTGGTactcggccgaggagacTGGTCTGCTTGGCTCCCAggacatcttcaacacctACTCCCGCCTTGGAATTCAGGTCGAGGCCATGTTGAACCAGGATATGGTTGGCTACAAGGGccgtgatggtgttgagcgGTTTGGTCTCATCACAGACAACACGGATCCTGGTCAGAACGACTTCCTCAAGGTTCTGATTGAAGAGTACGCCGATATTCCATATGAAGAGTCGCAGTGTGGTTATGCTTGCTCTGACCACGCCTCGGCCAACCGCAACGGATTCCCCTCGTCATTCCTCTTTGAGACGCCTTTTGGAAACCACAACCCTCACATCCACACGCCTAATGATACCATTGCCTATGTTGACTTTGACCACATTGCCCAGCATGTCAAGGTCACGACTGGTTTCGTTTATGAGCTTGCCCATCATGACTTTATCAATGCCTAGACTAGGAGTGGATATCCCAATCCAAGAGATGGACATGAGCCCTAAGAGGGTGATGACATGGGGATAGTGCACTCTAATTAGGTAGTCTCTTAGTGGAGAGAGATAGAAAACAAATAATGATATGAGTACACTTTTTTCATGAACTCTCTATGTATTTTATCGTTACCTGTCCAAAGGATATTGTTGCAATCCGTTGATCCACCAGGTtgcttgatggtgttgaataTCCTTGATGGGCTGGGCATTGAACCGCTCGAACAGCACTTGAATGGACAGAGCTATCTCCGTAGAGCTCCAGAAATTCTAGCATAGAGTCTTAAGGGtagttattatcttataCATCACTGGAATTACCTATATAGGAAGGAAGTCCAAAGACGTCATTTTTCTCTAATagccttggcgaggaggcACCAGTTTCATTTCGCATATTTTTGCAAATAGCAGATATAGCAAGCTTGAATTGTAGACAGCACACTAAGCGTTGCGGCACTTGCAATTTTATTTGAGTAATGAGAAAGATAAAGTGTAGTTCTCGCTTTCTTTCAAAGAGGTACTTGAAAATTGAATCAGATCTAGATTCTTTCATTGCCAAGAGCGTTATGGCGAtagaaaaaagaaaaagactTCATAAACTGCAAACCCTAATACACCCATGGAATTGATCACCACCGAGAGCCACCATAGTTTGATtggccgtgatgatggccccCGTAGCCACCGTCGTCACGTCGATCGTAGTCATCCCGCCGAGAATCTCCATAGCGCAAATTCTCTTCCTCACGACGGCGGCGATCATTATCGTAGCCGCGGTCACCGTAAGCAAGGTCGTCATcgcggcgacgacgacgtcgaTCGTCATCCGAGTCGGAGTCGCTGCTGCTTGTTGAGTCGCCAGAGTAGTTTCGAGGGCGACCATCCTTgtggttcttcttgtccttcttgtgcttcttgaacTTGTGCTCGATAAGGTTTGCGCCAATTGCGCCAGCGGCGGCACCAGCGAGACTGCTTAGGAGGCCACCGCCAGCCTTGTGggcagcccagccagctgcacctcctccaacaaggGTTGCACCGAGTCCTCGTTCTCCGTCGGGTCCGGGCTGACCCTGGTCACCGCCGGGGTATGCGGAAGAGCCTCCATAGGGACCACCCTGTTGTTGGTTGTAGGATTGTCCGCGGTTGTCATACTCAGACTGTTGAGGGCCGCCATATCCGGAGCCCTGTGAGTACTGTTGCTGTGAAGCTGTTAGTATGTTGCTTGATGTTTCGGCGTCGCGGGTTCAAAACTCACTTGTTGGGGATAGCCCTGTTGTTGGCCGTAGCCCTGCTGCTGGGCATGGTCTTGTCGACCTTGCTGACCATATCCGTCTTGGTTGTAGCCTTGTTGACCGTAGCCTCCTTGCtgtcctccacctccaccgcTGTAGTAGTCCTGAGCCGACATGTCTGAAATTGTTTGGATGTTGTAAAGTAGGTAGCGCGTGACTGATCGAGGGAGATTGGAAATAACGCAGTAAAAGGTTATGGGGACCAAATTGAGCTCGCGACAGAGGAGGGGTCAGGTTCCCATTTAATATTCCAGCAGCTGCTGTCGTCATCAAGGTTGAACACGAGCTGACCACCAACAGCCACCTTCAGCTTGGCGCTGGTACGTCTTCTGTCTTGGTATCAATCTCGGCTGATATCATACTTCCTTCATGTCAAGGTGGCGCAGCTCCCGTCCAAGAGCTTAGCTTGACACAAATGTCACGGATTTCGGCACTTTGCCACGACTTGGCGGCCGGATCCGTCGGCATCGGGTCAAGATCAGCTGTGGCTCGGCGCTGGGCGCAGCGGGTCAGATGGCGGAGACGGAGCAGGGAACCTCGGTGATGCCGGAGCGCCGTGAGTGTTGGGGAGACAATTTGCATGTTTGTGTGTCTGGTGATTGAGCTGGTTGTGGCCTTGGCGTGACCTTTGGACACGCGTCTTCTGCGGCTTCTTAGTAAGATATGCTGGCCAAGATTTGGAGTGGATGAAGGTTTACCACACCGTCCAACCACTGATGGAGAAAGTTCCACGGGGTTCTCTTGGCTGCGAGCTGAAAGCATTGAAGGTTGCTCAGCCTGAGGACGATATACTCGGGCTTGCCGGATACCACAAGGCAAATGAAATAGATGGTAGAATAAACATTGGATGTTAATACACCAAAGTGGCTTTCTTGCATTTCATCCATGTAGGTGAGTCAAGGCCCTGTAGCTGAATATCGCCAACACACTAATTAAATTCTTGAGATAGGTCCCGGCGGGCGCTCGTTGGAAACCATGCCCGACTATCTCTCGCATACCATAAGTAAGGATTAGAATAAACCCTTAAGCATAAAGGAAGGGTATTTTAGTCTACGGGAGTTGATTATGTGGTCTTGCTTGTCACGGGGGCCCTGAGAATAAGAAGTATGGCCGGACCGACCCGGACACCATCCACTATTGCAAAGCCTATTTAGGTTGACAGTAGTCATTAATCAATAGATATAGTGACTAATCAGAATTGTATCCGGCTAACTGATCTGATCCATGGCCACCTATCGACTAGGCACGTGACACATGGCGGATAACCCCTCCTGCAAGCTACCCAGGTCTTGCAGACTTTAATACTTGAAAATGGGATCACCGACGCCCCAGCGCCTGTTCCTCCATACATAGTAGAAGTGCATCACGATACAACCCGCGGAAACGAACAAGAGCAACCCAGCATTGGTCCAGTGGCCGGTTGGATATCCCTTTTTAGCTTCCTCAGCCTTGTAGATCCAGACTCCCACAATCTGACCAGGGGCTCCCATAGAGATGTTCAAGGCAATCGCCAAACCAATGGCTGCGGTGGATTGCAGGTTGGATGAAAGCCAGCCTAGGAGAGGAGGAATGCAGGCGAATGAACCGCAAGCTGCAACAATGAGACATCCATAACGAGGCTAGATGAGGTCAGCACCTTGTTTCTTACTATGGAGAACTGGCTTGTACTTGCACTATATGAATGAGCTGGCAGAACTGCAGATGCGATGAACCCCACAGCCCCAATTAGAGAGAATGCAGCGGAATGGAGGGCGCGGCTAGAAAGGTCAGCTTCAATCACGGAACAAATATTTGGTGTTGCCACTAACG from Fusarium keratoplasticum isolate Fu6.1 chromosome 12, whole genome shotgun sequence includes:
- a CDS encoding Peptide hydrolase is translated as MRYTVPLVVALAASVSAAVPSAPLGERADKLFTLEIAPGETVEVTEDEKFQMIDDHIHFFDITEWKDHQPASAARLLATTASYPSKVQHKSNVEKIIKNVDLKKIEKQLKKFSSFHNRYFNSKYGVEAAEWLHKEVKKVIKKHPLATVRLIQHQAWSQPSIVVSIPGKVRLKTIITGSHLDSVISNDRGAGRAPGADDNGSASIMLLNVLDAFLKDPRIAKGDHDNTVEFHWYSAEETGLLGSQDIFNTYSRLGIQVEAMLNQDMVGYKGRDGVERFGLITDNTDPGQNDFLKVLIEEYADIPYEESQCGYACSDHASANRNGFPSSFLFETPFGNHNPHIHTPNDTIAYVDFDHIAQHVKVTTGFVYELAHHDFINA